A window from Cryobacterium sp. PAMC25264 encodes these proteins:
- a CDS encoding septum formation family protein: MPDQRGGNDENDLGIDWLEAQLGADDGTDDSDAGSEASDSETGGAADGDTADRDADQTADRAADRAADRPAPDTQPDSAPTVALTNPFAEPSGALSAPPADEYVTRAERAAAERAAADRAAADRAAADKAAADRAAADEAAADRSAADRAAADRAAADRAAADRAAADRAAAEEAAVDRAAAESAAADRAAAEKAAADRAAASPVEAELADEPAGGTAQAAEPAPGGFRWGLTPQIEPDPAVPASRRPTPPAGAAESAAAAAASSSSPASAPAAAAPPAAPAPVAAPVPATAAIPPIVPAAPVVPEPAAPRTTPPAPAAAVPAATPAAPEAAPTPAAAPPLGVTPARPVPAVPSASAAAAAAAAASEPLTKAPAEPRRAADIEPAPWWTTPAQSRLVPTDEEQEARRHRTPPSPLDTGVQPPFGAPTAAPLAPSHRAATGATATPSARRSPVPAALPESVLAAAAAPAVTAAASVSAPHDSDRADRRAAAGGPPRRPSTRTLFWAGGAVLAVLVIIGLFFLGQALGGTPVAAPTASTSASASATPTPTPTPTPPPTAPQATGVHAWDTMFGSECIEPYTSPWDEEFTVVDCAAPHAAQLVYRGILEGESGSTFPGEEAFAQQINVLCSAPGTIDFAAAGEYSDVQLQGSYPVTAEQWDAGDRYFYCFASRSSGEPLTTSLAPAA, encoded by the coding sequence ATGCCGGATCAGCGGGGCGGAAACGACGAGAACGACCTCGGCATCGACTGGCTCGAGGCACAATTGGGCGCCGATGACGGCACCGATGATTCCGACGCCGGCTCCGAGGCGTCCGACAGCGAAACCGGTGGGGCAGCGGACGGCGACACGGCCGACCGCGATGCCGACCAGACCGCTGACCGCGCCGCTGACCGCGCTGCTGACCGCCCGGCACCGGATACCCAGCCCGACTCGGCTCCGACCGTCGCCCTGACGAATCCGTTCGCCGAGCCTTCTGGTGCGCTCTCCGCGCCTCCTGCTGACGAATACGTGACCCGCGCCGAGCGTGCTGCCGCCGAGAGAGCTGCCGCCGATCGAGCCGCGGCGGATCGCGCTGCCGCCGATAAGGCTGCCGCTGACCGCGCTGCCGCCGATGAGGCTGCCGCTGACCGTTCTGCTGCTGACCGTGCTGCTGCTGACCGTGCTGCTGCTGACCGCGCTGCTGCTGACCGCGCTGCTGCTGACCGCGCTGCCGCGGAGGAAGCTGCCGTTGACCGTGCCGCTGCAGAGAGCGCGGCCGCCGACCGAGCGGCCGCCGAGAAAGCTGCGGCTGACCGCGCCGCCGCATCCCCGGTCGAAGCCGAGCTCGCCGACGAGCCCGCAGGCGGCACGGCCCAGGCCGCGGAGCCCGCTCCCGGTGGCTTCCGCTGGGGCCTCACGCCCCAGATCGAGCCCGACCCGGCCGTTCCCGCGTCGAGGCGCCCCACCCCGCCCGCGGGCGCTGCTGAGTCTGCTGCCGCTGCCGCCGCTTCTTCTTCTTCTCCTGCTTCGGCGCCTGCCGCAGCCGCTCCGCCCGCCGCACCAGCCCCGGTCGCCGCGCCCGTTCCTGCAACTGCCGCGATTCCGCCCATTGTGCCCGCGGCCCCCGTGGTTCCTGAGCCTGCCGCCCCGCGCACCACCCCGCCGGCACCGGCTGCCGCCGTACCGGCCGCGACCCCGGCCGCACCCGAGGCCGCACCGACCCCGGCCGCTGCCCCGCCGCTGGGCGTCACCCCGGCCCGGCCTGTGCCCGCGGTCCCGTCGGCCTCCGCGGCCGCGGCCGCCGCCGCCGCGGCCTCGGAGCCGTTGACCAAGGCCCCCGCGGAACCGCGGCGTGCCGCCGACATCGAACCGGCACCGTGGTGGACCACGCCGGCCCAGTCCCGCCTTGTCCCCACGGATGAAGAGCAGGAGGCGCGTCGCCATCGCACGCCGCCGAGCCCGCTCGACACCGGAGTGCAGCCGCCCTTCGGCGCACCCACCGCAGCGCCGCTGGCGCCCTCGCACCGCGCGGCCACCGGCGCCACGGCGACCCCGTCGGCTCGGCGTTCGCCTGTGCCCGCGGCCCTGCCCGAGTCGGTCCTCGCCGCTGCCGCCGCACCGGCCGTGACGGCCGCAGCTTCGGTTTCCGCTCCGCACGACTCCGATCGCGCCGACCGTCGCGCTGCCGCCGGCGGGCCGCCCCGGCGCCCCTCCACCCGCACCCTGTTCTGGGCCGGCGGCGCCGTTCTCGCCGTGCTCGTGATCATCGGACTCTTCTTCCTGGGCCAGGCCCTCGGCGGCACGCCCGTTGCCGCTCCCACCGCCTCGACGTCGGCCTCCGCCAGTGCCACCCCCACGCCGACCCCCACCCCGACACCGCCGCCCACCGCGCCGCAGGCGACCGGTGTGCACGCCTGGGACACTATGTTCGGCTCCGAGTGCATCGAGCCCTACACGTCCCCGTGGGACGAGGAATTCACCGTGGTCGACTGCGCCGCCCCGCACGCAGCCCAGTTGGTCTACCGGGGCATCCTGGAGGGCGAGAGCGGCTCGACGTTCCCGGGTGAAGAGGCCTTCGCGCAGCAGATCAACGTGCTCTGCTCGGCTCCGGGCACCATCGACTTCGCCGCCGCGGGAGAGTACTCCGACGTACAGCTGCAGGGCAGCTACCCGGTGACCGCCGAACAGTGGGATGCCGGCGACCGGTACTTCTACTGCTTCGCCAGCCGGTCCTCGGGCGAGCCGCTCACCACGAGCCTCGCCCCGGCGGCCTGA
- a CDS encoding metal-dependent transcriptional regulator has translation MKPPTAAAEDYLKTIYAHTEWQADPITPKALATRLGIAPSSVTEMVKKLAADGLISHVPYGPLTLTPAGRLQATAVVRRHRLIETWLVRELGYTWDEVHDEAEVLEHAISDRLLEAIDTHLGRPTADPHGDLIPAADGSTTPVPAVVLAEAAPGHSGTVLRVSDRDPAILRALADAGIVPGSLLHVVDAGTVRLPAGGLHPLAPDAAGAIWLTS, from the coding sequence ATGAAACCCCCCACTGCAGCCGCCGAGGACTACCTCAAGACCATCTACGCGCACACCGAGTGGCAGGCGGATCCGATCACACCCAAGGCTCTGGCCACCCGGCTGGGCATCGCGCCGTCGTCGGTGACCGAGATGGTCAAGAAACTGGCCGCGGACGGCCTGATCTCCCACGTGCCCTACGGACCGCTCACCCTCACCCCGGCCGGCCGGTTGCAGGCGACCGCGGTGGTGCGCCGGCACCGCCTGATCGAAACCTGGCTGGTGCGGGAGCTCGGCTACACCTGGGACGAGGTGCACGACGAGGCCGAGGTGCTCGAGCACGCCATCTCCGACCGCCTCCTCGAGGCCATCGACACCCACCTGGGCCGCCCCACGGCCGACCCGCACGGGGATCTCATCCCCGCCGCGGACGGTTCGACGACGCCGGTGCCCGCGGTGGTGCTCGCCGAGGCCGCACCCGGCCACTCGGGAACCGTCCTGCGAGTCAGCGACCGCGATCCGGCCATACTGCGCGCCCTGGCGGATGCCGGCATCGTGCCGGGCAGCCTGCTGCATGTCGTCGATGCGGGCACCGTGCGACTGCCCGCCGGCGGGCTGCATCCACTCGCGCCCGACGCTGCCGGAGCCATCTGGCTCACCAGCTGA
- the pyrE gene encoding orotate phosphoribosyltransferase: MDTRKQLIDYISADAVFHGDFTLTSGKKATYYVDLRKVSLDHRVAPLIGQVMLDLIQDIPDVVAVGGMTMGADPVATAILHQGAARGLAYDAFVVRKEPKDHGRGRQVEGPDLAGKRVIVLEDTSTTGGSPLAAIEALLKVGAIIAGVAVVVDRSTGAREVIEAAGYPYYAAIGLEDLGLS; this comes from the coding sequence ATGGATACCCGCAAGCAACTCATCGACTACATCTCGGCCGACGCCGTCTTCCACGGTGATTTCACCCTCACCAGCGGCAAGAAGGCCACGTACTACGTGGACCTCCGCAAGGTCAGCCTGGATCACCGGGTGGCCCCCCTGATCGGCCAGGTCATGCTCGACCTCATCCAGGACATTCCCGATGTTGTCGCCGTCGGCGGGATGACCATGGGGGCTGACCCCGTCGCCACCGCCATCCTGCACCAGGGCGCCGCTCGCGGCCTCGCCTACGACGCCTTCGTCGTTCGCAAGGAGCCCAAGGACCACGGCCGCGGCCGTCAGGTTGAGGGTCCCGATCTTGCCGGCAAGCGCGTCATCGTTCTCGAGGACACGTCGACGACGGGCGGATCGCCTCTCGCGGCCATCGAAGCCCTGCTTAAGGTGGGTGCCATCATCGCCGGAGTCGCCGTGGTCGTGGACCGCAGCACTGGGGCCCGCGAAGTCATCGAAGCTGCCGGCTACCCGTACTACGCGGCCATCGGACTCGAGGACCTGGGACTGAGCTGA
- a CDS encoding HAD-IIA family hydrolase, with the protein MRTRDEIECWLTDMDGVLVHENQALPGAAELLQQWTDAGTPFLVLTNNSIFTPRDLSARLRSSGLNVPEERIWTSALATADFLKQQSPGGTAFVIGEVGLTTALHEAGFIMTETNPDYVVVGETRNYSFEAITKAIRLLLKGARFIVTNPDATGPSAEGPMPATGAIAALITKATGMEPYVVGKPNPMMFRSAMNRIGAHSENTGMIGDRMDTDIVAGIEAGLHTVLVLTGISDDSEIARYPFRPDEILDGVHQLLAREPIESDQI; encoded by the coding sequence ATGAGAACGCGTGACGAGATCGAATGCTGGCTCACCGACATGGACGGAGTCCTGGTGCACGAGAACCAGGCCCTGCCCGGTGCCGCCGAACTGCTGCAGCAGTGGACCGATGCGGGCACTCCGTTCCTGGTGCTCACCAACAACTCCATCTTCACCCCGCGTGACCTGTCGGCGCGGCTGCGCTCCTCCGGCCTCAATGTTCCCGAGGAACGCATCTGGACCTCAGCGTTGGCCACGGCCGACTTCCTCAAGCAGCAGAGCCCCGGCGGCACGGCCTTTGTGATCGGCGAGGTGGGGCTCACCACCGCGCTTCACGAGGCCGGCTTCATCATGACCGAGACCAACCCGGACTACGTGGTGGTGGGCGAGACCCGCAACTACTCGTTCGAGGCCATCACCAAGGCCATCCGTCTGCTGCTCAAGGGCGCCCGGTTCATCGTGACCAACCCGGATGCGACCGGCCCAAGTGCCGAGGGGCCGATGCCGGCCACGGGCGCCATCGCCGCCCTCATCACGAAGGCCACCGGCATGGAGCCCTACGTGGTGGGCAAGCCCAACCCGATGATGTTCCGTTCGGCGATGAACCGCATCGGCGCGCACTCGGAGAACACCGGCATGATCGGCGACCGGATGGACACCGACATCGTGGCCGGCATCGAGGCCGGGCTGCACACCGTGCTCGTGCTCACCGGCATCAGTGATGACTCCGAGATCGCCCGCTACCCGTTCCGCCCCGACGAGATCCTCGACGGCGTGCACCAGCTTCTCGCCCGGGAACCCATCGAGTCCGACCAGATCTGA
- a CDS encoding MFS transporter has product MPLTPPPSTGLIPVLPAEDGAPSDPPRGSWRMRLAGPFTDPVLRILSAYALVSTLGRGVFFTLTVLYFTLIVGLSTAEVAIVLTVASAVGVLTGLLGGQLADRISSRRLLFAIVLLEGAALIAYAQSTSFGLVLLIACVVTGADRAANSTRAAIIARAFTGGARVDARAILRTITNVGIALGSALASVPLLVGTGDAFRLAIVLAGTATLASTLVVWRLPRRVNAPARVTTRTGPSPVPSGRPPFRNPRYLALTALSGLFGIQFGLAEIGLPLWVVNFTEAPTVMVSVLLILNTTLVIAFQIPLSRGTHDVRRAGNAVGLAGLLMLVACLAYAGSGLVPIVAAIVMLVVAMLLHTFAEVLSSAGTWGLSFELAEPDRAGAYQGVFSMGFSLGAMVAPLVITATVLTHGPVGWALLAALFAGSAAGIVVIARRHARAGSLIFR; this is encoded by the coding sequence AGGACGGTGCCCCGTCCGACCCGCCGCGCGGCTCCTGGCGGATGCGCCTGGCCGGGCCGTTCACCGACCCGGTGCTGCGCATCCTTTCGGCGTACGCCCTGGTGAGCACGCTGGGGCGCGGCGTGTTCTTCACCCTGACGGTGCTGTACTTCACCCTGATCGTGGGCTTGTCCACGGCCGAAGTGGCGATCGTGCTCACGGTGGCGAGCGCAGTAGGGGTGCTCACGGGCCTACTCGGCGGACAGCTGGCCGACCGCATCAGCTCCCGCCGGTTGCTGTTCGCCATTGTGCTGCTGGAGGGGGCGGCCCTGATCGCCTACGCGCAGTCCACCAGCTTCGGCCTGGTGCTGCTGATCGCCTGCGTCGTGACCGGGGCAGACCGGGCCGCCAACAGCACCCGCGCTGCGATCATCGCCCGTGCCTTCACGGGCGGCGCCCGGGTGGACGCCCGTGCGATCCTCCGCACCATCACCAACGTCGGCATCGCCCTGGGCTCGGCTCTCGCGAGCGTGCCGCTGCTGGTTGGCACGGGGGACGCGTTCCGGCTGGCGATCGTGCTCGCCGGCACGGCCACGCTCGCCAGCACCCTGGTGGTGTGGCGGCTGCCCAGACGGGTCAACGCGCCAGCCCGGGTGACGACCCGGACCGGTCCTTCTCCGGTGCCCAGCGGGCGGCCGCCGTTCCGCAACCCCCGCTATCTGGCCCTGACCGCCCTGTCCGGGCTCTTCGGTATCCAGTTCGGGCTGGCCGAGATCGGGTTGCCGCTCTGGGTGGTGAATTTCACCGAGGCTCCCACGGTCATGGTCTCGGTGCTGCTGATCTTGAACACCACGCTCGTGATCGCCTTCCAGATTCCGCTGTCACGCGGCACCCACGACGTGCGGCGCGCTGGGAACGCGGTAGGCCTGGCCGGGCTCCTGATGCTGGTCGCCTGCCTGGCCTACGCGGGGTCCGGTCTGGTGCCGATCGTGGCCGCCATCGTGATGCTCGTCGTGGCGATGCTCCTGCACACCTTCGCGGAGGTGCTCTCGTCGGCCGGCACCTGGGGTCTGAGCTTCGAGCTGGCCGAACCCGATCGGGCCGGCGCCTACCAGGGCGTCTTCTCGATGGGATTCTCCCTCGGCGCCATGGTGGCACCCCTGGTGATCACCGCCACCGTGCTCACCCACGGGCCGGTGGGCTGGGCCCTGCTGGCCGCCCTCTTCGCCGGTTCCGCCGCTGGAATCGTGGTCATCGCCCGCCGCCATGCCAGGGCGGGATCTCTGATCTTTCGGTAG